Proteins found in one Amphiura filiformis chromosome 14, Afil_fr2py, whole genome shotgun sequence genomic segment:
- the LOC140168930 gene encoding uncharacterized protein — translation MELQHIVIIVLICMVHCNANHSETGKQRCKGTCARCFANRQDSLQRMGCLEKCIADGWSQFTCPGSQSFLSAVTKPSPELQSEVEDHYSKKANLFTNGDVEALLTMYTDDLVCIVDNQKPSIGKAELANVITALLTANPDFDHVYFDPVAFGEEYGIIWVNGVVTWYDNQGQPVTKYRLLSLLKRVDGKLQEQTVILFQ, via the exons atggaactACAGCACATCGTGATCATTGTACTGATATGCATGGTCCATTGTAATGCAAACCACAGTGAAACTGGTAAGCAGCGATGTAAGGGAACTTGTGCCAGATGTTTTGCAAATCGACAGGATTCATTGCAACGGATGGGATGCTTGGAAAAATGCATTGCAGACGGGTGGAGCCAGTTTACATGTCCAG GAAGCCAATCTTTCCTTAGTGCAGTGACCAAGCCTTCTCCAGAACTGCAATCAGAGGTTGAGGATCACTACTCAAAGAAAGCGAATTTGTTTACGAACGGAGACGTTGAAGCTCTATTGACTATGTACACTGACGATCTTGTGTGTATTGTTGATAACCAGAAGCCTAGCATTGGAAAAGCTG AATTGGCAAACGTTATTACTGCCTTACTCACTGCCAATCCCGATTTTGACCATGTGTACTTTGACCCCGTTGCCTTCGGTGAAGAATACGGCATCATCTGGGTTAACGGTGTTGTCACGTGGTATGATAACCAAGGCCAGCCTGTTACAAAATATAG GCTATTGTCACTGTTGAAACGCGTCGATGGGAAGCTTCAAGAACAAACCGTTATCCTGTTTCAATAA